The window CACCTTGGCCACGTGCTTGCGCTGGGTGACGATGGCCGTGGTGCCGGCGTCGTCCAGGCGCGTCCACAGCGAGTCGGCGCCGAAGGCCGAGAACAGCGGTTGCACGACGGCTCCCATCTTCAGCCCGCCCAGGAACCCGAGGTACAGCTCCGGCACGCGGTCCATGAACAGGCAGACACGCTCGCCGGGCTGGATGCCGAGGCCCTGCAGGTGCGCCGCGAAGGTGTTCGACAGGACGCGCAGGTCGTCGAAGGTGTAGG of the bacterium genome contains:
- a CDS encoding AMP-binding protein yields the protein MATTPTYEDRLKDFSWSLAEQELGYRKGDPLNIGWHCSDRLCQQGLADKTALVWEDFSGATKTYTFDDLRVLSNTFAAHLQGLGIQPGERVCLFMDRVPELYLGFLGGLKMGAVVQPLFSAFGADSLWTRLDDAGTTAIVTQRKHVAKV